The Candidatus Bathyarchaeota archaeon region GCCCAGCAAACCTCGGAACAACATGCACATGTATATGGAAAATGTCTTGGCCCGCTGCAGCGCCGCTTTGTTGAATGATGCTTATTCCATCTGCATTTGTTGCCTTTTTTATTGCAGTTGAGAGTTTTTTTGCGACTTGGTGGACTTGGCCTATCTGTGGTTCGGGAGTGTCAAATATGTCGACGTAGTGGGCTTTAGGAATAACAAGTGCGTGCCCCATATTCAGTGGACGAATATCCAAAAATGCAAGTACGTCTTTGTCTTCGTATAGTATGCTTGAAGGCGCCTGTCTTGCAACGATTTTGCAGAAGATACATTTTTCGTCTGAACTCATACTTTGTCACTGTTTAACTGTTTGCCCATTTTGGAGGTAATCAATCAGTTTATATGTTATGGGAGTTCATATTCCTTTTACCGAATGAGGAAGATTTTATGACTGAATTGGAAGACAAAGTCCGCGTAGAAGTAGGCAAAGTAGTAGACCCTGAAACAGGGCAAACCTTTGAGGAGATGCAGATGATTCAGAGCGTAAAAGAAACCTCCCCTGGCACCGTTACCGTAGAATTTGTTCCAACAAGCCCCTTCTGTCCCATCGCGTTTAAGTTAGCCGCAGACATCCGCGACGCCGCCAGCAAAGTTGAAGGCATCCAGAAAGCGGTTGTTTACTGCCGAGGTCACGCCATGGAAGAGCAAATAAACGAAATGACCAACAAGCAATAGGACAGAAGAACGTTATTTATTTTGGTTTTTTGTGGCTTTTATTGGCAACTCAACCTTAAAGACCGCACCTTGCCCTACAGTGCTTTCTACAACAATTTTTCCGCCGTGGGCTTCGACTATTCTTTGGCAAATCGCTAGCCCAAAACCCATTCCTTTGGCTTTGGTTGTGTAGAGGGGTTGGAAGAGCTTTTTTAGTTCTTCCACCGAAATGCCTGCGCCAGTGTCTATAAACGAAACTTTCACGGTTTCTTCCTCTGCTTGGCTTTTTATGATCAGTTGTCCCCCTTCAGGCATGGCGTCGATAGCGTTTTTGAGGATGTTAACGAAAACCCGTTTCATCTTAACCATGTCTAAGGTCAAGTTAGGTGTATTTTCCGTTAAATCGTGGACTTCTATATTCTTTGGGAGAGTTATCATATCCAAAGATTCGGAGACGAGCGCTTTGGGGGTGGTATCTTGCAAATCTAGGTTTATGTTTCCTGCATAATCGAGGAGGTCGTTGATTATTTTGTTAGAGTACTCAACGTTGTTCTCGATTACCTCAAGCATATCTCTACCGGTTTTGTCCAGTTCTTGGCTGTATTTTTTCTTAAGGTAGTAAGTAGCGTTTGATATGCCTGTTAGGGGGTTACGTAAATCATGTCCCACCATGCCTGCGGTTTCACCTATAGCGGCGAAACGTTCAGCTGTTCGCAGTTTTCTTGTGCGTTCCTCAACGAGTTCTTCAAGGTTCTTGGTGTGTTGTTCGAGTTTTTCTTGTGCCTCTTTTCTTTTTACGAATTCGCGGTAGGTGTTTATGCGGTAACCATGCAGTTGATAGGCGCCTGCAGCGGCGATTATGTTTGAGATTAGGATTCCGAAAAGAATGGTGAACAGAACAGCGGATTCTGTTGGTCTTGTTATGAATAAAATGATTAAGGCTTCACTTAAAGAGGTACTGAAAGATAAGATACATTGGTAAAGAAAACGGAAAGGCACAAGTAAGAAAATAACGAATACAGCAATTATTGTAACTAAAGCTTGGACTACAAAGTCAGTGGGTCGCATTACGTTTACTATGCCGCCTCCGACGGCCATTATGATAATTGTCAAAAACATTACGCGGTCGTATGTGTGGTAGTTCTTTATTCTGTCCATGAAAAACGCGCTTAACACAAGGATTATAATTAGACTCAACCGCAAAGCTACAAGACCAAAGAAAACTGTTGAAAAACCAAAAAAGTTGTAGTCGTTAAAAACGTAGCCAATCACGGGTATTATAAAGAAAAGCAGGGCTATTTTGGCTCTCTTTACATCTGTTAGAAGATAAAACGTGCGGTAACCGTCTGTTTCACTGTTGCCTTGTGCGGCGTTAAGCATGCGTTTCCTCTCGGGTTCAAACATTTTCGGGGTATTTGTAAGTTTCCCACAAAAATTCATTTAATTTAACCGCACAACATATAGCCAATTAATTTCTAAATAGCGATACCTTAGTGGTGATTTTAAGTTTAGTTCATGCATGCCAAGTTTTAACCCGATGTGCCATAACCTGTAACCTTAACCGATGCCCCAGTTGAACCCATGTTTGTTTTCGCGTCAACCACGATGGACCAAACGATGCTTTGAGATGAATACAGCTGCATCATCTCATCGTCAGTCAACCAAGCGGAGCCTGTACCATTGAAGGTTCGGGTGACGGCGCTGGATACGACGTTGTCTATGTATTCAATTCGGATTCGTACTGTGACGATTTCGTTTTGGCTGAAGCTGCCTGAAACTTCAATTTTTGGTTTAAAATTAAAGATTTTTAGGGGGCGGCACTCGATGGTTCGGTTTTCTCCATAAACGTTGCTGACGCCGACGGGAACCGACACTTCTCGTTCGAACACGCTGCCGACGCCTGAAAGCCAAATCCCAAACGGATTATGAATGCGGGCAGTCCAGTTCCCTAGAAAGCTTACGCCTCCGTCAAGTACGGGTGCGGGGTCACAGTTTTGGCCCAAATCTATGGCAAATATGTAGATGGGGTCTGAGGTGAAGCATTCAAAAACGACGCCGAACAGTAGCGTCTGATACATTGAGCCGTCTACGTAGAGGGCGGTTTGGTTGCTGCGGTGTTCGTTTTCGCCCATCCAGAAGCGTACGTTTTGAATTTGGCTGTCAGAGAACTCGGCCCATTTTTCAACCTTTATGCCTACTGAGAAGTCTTGGAGGTTAAAGTTGCAACGTTCGATCACGGAGGATGCGTAAGAGCCTGTGGCGTTTCCGATGTCGTTGCCGATTTGGGTGCCGTTGACGGGTGTTCGGAAAGCGATACCTTCGGTGTTGTTGATGAATTGGCAGCTTTCAACTTTGTTGTATTCGCTCCAGGTGTTGGTGTTGACGAATTCTATGCCTGTGGAGGCGTTGATGAATTTGGTGTTGGTTATGGTTGTGGCAAAAGAGTTCTCAACTCGTACGGTTCCGTTGATGATCGTCAAACCCGAAATCAACCCGTACTGTGAGGTGGTGTAGTCGTTGCCGTAGATTACGATTTTGTGACCGTTGCCTTGTATTGTTGCGCCGTCGCTGACGATTTTAGCGTTCAATTTGTTGTTGACGTAGACATCGTCGGTTAATTCGTAGGTTCCGGGGTTTAGGTAGACGGATTTGCCCAACGTTAAGGCTGCAGTGAGGGCTGAAGAGGCGCTTTTTGGGTGCTCAGTTATGATTCCTGTTAACATGTTTTTGAGTTTGTAGGTGCCGCTTTCTGTTGAGAGGACAAAATCGTAGTTTACTACGTTGGTTGTGTTGGCTTGCCTTGTGCCCTCTAAAATCAGGTAGGTGTTTATGGCGGTCATTGTGAGCAAGGCTACTAGAGCGATGGTGATTGCTCGTTTAGAAAGGGCTTTTTTTAGGGCAGTTTTCATTTTGGGGCTCTGCTGTTTTTGTGTACCATGTACTTGGCAGTCTTAATTAATTTTGTTGGCTTTTTTGTGGGGGTTGAGTTGGTTTTTGGGACGTTGTTGGTTGTGGGATTTGCTGTAGATTTATATATGGTGGGCTTTCTATTGGGAGTTGGTGTATCTGGTTTAGTTTACCGAAATATTTAAAGGTAAATCTTTACTGTATTTTGGTAAAAATTTGGTGATTTGAACATGGATGCCTCAAACGCAGTAGAACTCAAAGCAGTAACCAAACGCTACGACGAACTAGTCGCAGTAAACAACATCGACCTAACCATCCCAACAGGCGAAATCTTCGCACTACTAGGTCCCAACGGCTCAGGAAAATCCACCACACTAAAAATGCTCCTAGGACTGGTGCAGCCAACCGCCGGCTCCGTACATGTGTTGGGCTTAGATGTGCAGAAAGAACCCGTCGCAGTCAAACAACAAGTCGGATACGTCCCCGAATCACCCAGCGTATACGAATTTCTAACAGGCATAGAATACCTAGACTTCATAGCCGACATCTACGGCGTGCCACCCGCTGAAAAGCAGCAACGCATAAACGAGTACCTAAAAGCCCTCCAGCTGGAAGGTCGAGAAGGCGACATGATTAACAGTTACTCCGACGGCATGAAGAAGAAACTCAGCCTAATCTCTGCGTTTCTCAACAAACCCAAACTCCTCATACTTGACGAACCGCTAAACGCCTTAGACCCCCGAAGCGCAAGAATCGTCAAAGACTTGCTCCATCAACTCAAACTGCAAGGCGTAACCACCATTCTATCTACACACGTGCTTGAAATCGCTGAAGCAGTGTGTGACAGAATAGGCATCATGTATCAAGGTAACATCTTGGCGTTGGGCTCCATGAATGAACTTAGGGAAAAAGCAAGTTTGCCTAGCAGCGGCTTAGAAGACATATTCCTGAAATTAACTGGAACAGGCGACTTAAAACCCGTCGTTGAGGAACTTCTCCGATGAACTGGAAAAATGTCCTCGCTCTGATTCGGGTTGAACGGAAATCAGGCAGGCTCATTCGCGGGGTAAAAAAGACCCGCTACAAGGAAAATCGCTTTTTAGCTTATTGGCCTTACTGGGTTGCCGCCATAATCGGTGTCTTAGGCGGTTTGGGCGCAAACGCAATCGCCTCCGAAGTCTACTCGTCCCCCAGCGAAATTTCTTTGCCGCCGCTTGAGACTTCTGCTTTAGGCTTCTTCATAATCATGCCCACGTTGGTGTTGATTTTCAGCATCGTCTTCTCGATGCTGCAGCAGATTCAGATGAGCGGCGTGAAAGTTACCTCACGGGTAAACTACTGGTTGCCCATCACTTGGCAGGAGCAAACCTTAGCATCTATACTAGCCAATTTGATGGGGTTGCCTGTTGCGTTGACTATAGGCTTCGCGGCTGGTTTGCTGGTTTTCGCAGGTCTCAACGGATTAATCTTGCCCGCATTGGTGACAACTGTTTTTATGTTGGCTGCGGCGTTCATGGGTAGCTCCACTACCGAAATCCTGCGAATCATCCAAGTACGTTTCACTGGTGCAGTCTACAAGTCAAGCGGCAGAGCAGCTGTCTGGGTCAGATTCATAGGTTCAATCACATTCTTCATTGTCTTCTATGTCGTCTACTTGTCTATAACACAGGGATTCACAAACTTCATTCAAGGCTTAACCACTTTCCAAAGCTCATTTTGGTTTATCCCCTTCGTGTGGCCAGGTTTAACACTCTTCTATGTATTCTACGGTATGCTCCTAGAAGGTGCACTCTTCATTGCCTTAACAGCCGCCTTCATAGCCGCACTTTACCTTAGTGCAGTCAAACTCAACGAACGCTTCGGCCTCTACGAGCCACCTGCAATCCGCATCCAAGCAGGCGGAACCTACACGCCTAAAACGGGTATACTGGGTAAACTCGGTTTCACCTCTGCAGAGGCAGCCATAATTCGTAAAGACATTCGTTCATTTACTCGCAGAAGAGAACTAATCGGCTTATTCATCGTACCCGTAGTCTTCGTCATAATCCCTCTGATGCAGTCCATCGGTATCACTAATCAAGGGGCGCCTCAAGAAGTCAGCTTAATGTTTTTGGCAATGGTCTTCTTGTTATCCTCTAGCATCATGGCGATGTCCCTTGGGAACATGTTGATAGGTGAAGAAGGAGAAGCCGTGTGGAGAATCTACGCTTCACCCATCTCGCCTAAAAATTTGGTTAAGAGCAAATTTGCTTTCCTTCTCTTCTTCGCGATAATCACGCTACTAATAACAGGAACAATCGGTACGTTATTCTACAACCCACCAGTAAACATAATCGCAGTCGGCTTCCTACAAGGGCTCTTCTTGATTTTTCCAGTGGGCTCAATCGCCTTGTCTATCGGCTTTAAGGGCGCAGACTTCTCCGTTACACCACGTCCCCGAATGATTCGGCCCTCTTGGTCCTACCTGAGTTTAGGCGCCTGTGCATTAGCGGCCTTGGGCATACTTTCTCCGTTTATACCTTCATTGCTTGGTATGATGCTGTCATCTAACCTCACGTTCGAATCTCTCGCCGCCATCGACTTCACGATCCCCGTAATAATCAGCGCCGTCATCTCCGCAGTCATAACCGTTGTGTTCTACCGAATAAACCTCAACAGCGCAGAAGAACTCATACGCAAAGCTGAAATCTAACCCCCTCCCTTTCATTTTTGCTTCACTTCCAAACTGTGCAAAAAACTTAAACTCTACCATACCTGCTAGGTGTTCCAGTGTGATGTTCTTATGGATAGGTCAGCAGTTATTTTAGCAGGCGGAATTAGCGCTCAAGCTGTTGCCGAGTTAGAAGGCAAACCCTTACTCAACTACGTAGTCGACGCAGTAGGCGACCTTATCGACGAGATCGTGGTTGTTGTTGATTCGCAGGAATGCGCAGACGCCTACGCCAAATTCGTCGCACCCGACATCAAGTTTACAGTAAACAAAACCAAAGACGAAAGTACACTATCACAGGCAATCGCGGGTTTTGAAGTAGCCAAAGGCGACTACACACTGGTTTTACCCGCGGGCAGCCCCTTTGTTTCGCATGAACTCATCTCGTTGCTGTTTGAGTTGTGCGTTGGCAAGGCTGCAGTGGTTCCTCGATGGACAAACCAAGAATGCGAACCCTTACATGCTGTTTACTGCACAAAAATGGCGCTCGACGTAGCAAAAAAGGTGTTGGCAGACGGCGAAGTTGACATGGAAGCTATGGTTGAGAAGCTAAGGGGCGTACGTTACCTCTCAACGATGGTTATTGAGCAGATTGACCCTGACTTCAAATCCTTTTTCACCGCAACCACCCCCGAGGATTTGAGGAAAGCTTCTGCGATGAGTAAGCCCAAGGCTGCGCCTAAAAAGAAGCAGAAAAAAGCCCGGTTTGGTTGAAAACAGTCATCACTGAGACACCCGCTATCGGTTTCAATAGAGTTGCTAATAGGCGGTAAATTTGAAGGGCGTTTAGGGGATTGTTTGGTTCCAGTAATAGACGCTTGTGTAGTTTGCCAGTAGGGGGGCTATTGGTGGTTCGTCGTAGAATATGTTTAGGCGTGCACCATACTTGGCGGTTAATGTTTCGGTGTCGTAAAAGATTTTAGCCGAGTACTCGTCGGGCGGGAACAGGCCCCAGATGGTGTCGTCGGGTCTTCGGAAACCAAAACCATAATCCTCGGGTACTATGTAGGCGGCTTCGGGGTTGTTTGTGCCAAAGCTTGCGGGGTTACTGTGCAATGTATTCCAGAACCGCTTCAAAGCGTCGAAATGCTGCTCTTCCAAGATTCCAAATTCCGTGAGGTCAGGGTAGCTAAACACCAGGGCGTATTTGGCGCCTGCACTGTACGCTAAAGCTAAGTCGCTGTAGAGTTCCTCGCCGCTCTCAAGGTACGGCGGCTGATCATATTTCCAGGTCACTACTACGCCCCAGTCTTTCTCGAAGGCTTCTGCTGCGCCTCTACATAGGGCGATGTGGCGTGCTCTGCTTTGGTTGCCCACGAATTCTGCGAAAATGGTGGTGTAGTCTGCTTTGTAGTCAAACCAGTAAAGTGCGTAGTCTGAGGTGAACATTTTGGGTGTATAATCAAGATAATAACATGGGAAAACTGAGAGGTTACCCACGTAGCTGCGAGCCATATCTGAGTAAGTCATGCCTGGCTTGTAGATTGTGCTGTTTAAGAGTTGCGCGGGACCGTTGTCAACTTGGTTTCCGCCGGGTTCATCGAAACGGTAGATGCCTAAGAACTGGTCACCATATTTTTGGTGTGCAGTCCATATCCAGTCAGTGATGGTGTAGTTGTATATTTGGAGACCGCGGAATTGAACAATAAAGTTTAGTTTCGCAGAGTAGATATAGTCGCAGGCTTCGTTGAGGGCTGATTCGTCAGATAACAGGTCCACTGAACCTAAGATGAAGAGGTTGGTGTAATCCTTTACTTTGTCAACCAACGCTTTCACCTGTGATGGGTCATCGCCGTATGCAAACATGACGCCTAAGTAGAATTCTCGGGGTTGAGCTTGGCTGTAGCTAAGTAA contains the following coding sequences:
- a CDS encoding NTP transferase domain-containing protein; the protein is MDRSAVILAGGISAQAVAELEGKPLLNYVVDAVGDLIDEIVVVVDSQECADAYAKFVAPDIKFTVNKTKDESTLSQAIAGFEVAKGDYTLVLPAGSPFVSHELISLLFELCVGKAAVVPRWTNQECEPLHAVYCTKMALDVAKKVLADGEVDMEAMVEKLRGVRYLSTMVIEQIDPDFKSFFTATTPEDLRKASAMSKPKAAPKKKQKKARFG
- a CDS encoding ABC transporter ATP-binding protein, with the translated sequence MDASNAVELKAVTKRYDELVAVNNIDLTIPTGEIFALLGPNGSGKSTTLKMLLGLVQPTAGSVHVLGLDVQKEPVAVKQQVGYVPESPSVYEFLTGIEYLDFIADIYGVPPAEKQQRINEYLKALQLEGREGDMINSYSDGMKKKLSLISAFLNKPKLLILDEPLNALDPRSARIVKDLLHQLKLQGVTTILSTHVLEIAEAVCDRIGIMYQGNILALGSMNELREKASLPSSGLEDIFLKLTGTGDLKPVVEELLR
- a CDS encoding iron-sulfur cluster assembly protein produces the protein MTELEDKVRVEVGKVVDPETGQTFEEMQMIQSVKETSPGTVTVEFVPTSPFCPIAFKLAADIRDAASKVEGIQKAVVYCRGHAMEEQINEMTNKQ
- a CDS encoding HAMP domain-containing histidine kinase gives rise to the protein MLNAAQGNSETDGYRTFYLLTDVKRAKIALLFFIIPVIGYVFNDYNFFGFSTVFFGLVALRLSLIIILVLSAFFMDRIKNYHTYDRVMFLTIIIMAVGGGIVNVMRPTDFVVQALVTIIAVFVIFLLVPFRFLYQCILSFSTSLSEALIILFITRPTESAVLFTILFGILISNIIAAAGAYQLHGYRINTYREFVKRKEAQEKLEQHTKNLEELVEERTRKLRTAERFAAIGETAGMVGHDLRNPLTGISNATYYLKKKYSQELDKTGRDMLEVIENNVEYSNKIINDLLDYAGNINLDLQDTTPKALVSESLDMITLPKNIEVHDLTENTPNLTLDMVKMKRVFVNILKNAIDAMPEGGQLIIKSQAEEETVKVSFIDTGAGISVEELKKLFQPLYTTKAKGMGFGLAICQRIVEAHGGKIVVESTVGQGAVFKVELPIKATKNQNK
- a CDS encoding HIT family protein; amino-acid sequence: MSSDEKCIFCKIVARQAPSSILYEDKDVLAFLDIRPLNMGHALVIPKAHYVDIFDTPEPQIGQVHQVAKKLSTAIKKATNADGISIIQQSGAAAGQDIFHIHVHVVPRFAGQTLPRFSELKEVSRSALDEMAHKIKVCLLP